In Ovis canadensis isolate MfBH-ARS-UI-01 breed Bighorn chromosome 11, ARS-UI_OviCan_v2, whole genome shotgun sequence, one genomic interval encodes:
- the UBE2G1 gene encoding ubiquitin-conjugating enzyme E2 G1: MTELQSALLLRRQLAELNKNPVEGFSAGLIDDNDLYRWEVLIIGPPDTLYEGGVFKAHLTFPKDYPLRPPKMKFITEIWHPNVDKNGDVCISILHEPGEDKYGYEKPEERWLPIHTVETIMISVISMLADPNGDSPANVDAAKEWREDRNGEFKRKVARCVRKSQETAFE, encoded by the exons AGCTCAACAAAAATCCAGTGGAAGGCTTTTCAGCAGGTTTAATAGATGACAATGATCTCTACCGATGGGAAGTCCTTATTATTGGTCCTCCAGATACACTTTA tgaaGGTGGTGTTTTTAAAGCTCATCTCACTTTCCCCAAAGATTATCCCCTTCGGCCTCCTAAAATGAAATTCATTACAGAAATCTGGCATCCAAATG TTGATAAAAATGGTGATGTATGCATTTCTATTCTTCACGAACCTGGAGAAGATAAATATGGTTATGAAAAGCCAGAGGAACGCTGGCTGCCTATTCACACCGTGGAAACCATCATGATTAGTGTCATTTCTATGCTGGCAGACCCCAATGGAGACTCACCTGCTAATGTTGATGCTGCG aaagaatggagggaagACAGAAATGGAGAATTCAAAAGGAAAGTTGCCCGCTGTGTAAGAAAAAGCCAAGAGACTGCTTTTGAGTGA